A window of the Diabrotica undecimpunctata isolate CICGRU chromosome 1, icDiaUnde3, whole genome shotgun sequence genome harbors these coding sequences:
- the LOC140450002 gene encoding cyclin-dependent kinase 2-associated protein 1-like: METIDIQAMESKLSDVTVTAIPMNSNSKQPNNQQSQPAVKQEPGQSKYAQLLGVIEEMGREVRPTYAGSRSSAERLKRNIVSARILVRECLIETEKSARQ; this comes from the coding sequence ATGGAAACTATTGATATCCAAGCCATGGAATCTAAACTTAGCGACGTTACTGTAACAGCTATACCAATGAACTCAAACTCAAAACAACCCAATAATCAGCAATCACAGCCCGCCGTTAAACAGGAGCCAGGACAATCCAAATATGCTCAACTTTTGGGAGTAATAGAAGAAATGGGCCGAGAGGTCAGACCAACATACGCAGGAAGTAGAAGCTCAGCTGAGAGATTGAAAAGGAACATTGTATCTGCAAGGATATTAGTAAGAGAATGTCTGATAGAAACTGAGAAAAGTGCTAGACAATAG